A single region of the Eulemur rufifrons isolate Redbay chromosome 8, OSU_ERuf_1, whole genome shotgun sequence genome encodes:
- the RAB25 gene encoding ras-related protein Rab-25, translating to MGNGTEEDYNFVFKVVLIGESGVGKTNLLSRFTRNEFNHDSRTTIGVEFSTRTVMLGTAAVKAQIWDTAGLERYRAITSAYYRGAVGALLVFDLTKHQTYAVVERWLKELYDHAEATIVVMLVGNKSDLSKAREVPTEEARMFAENNGLLFLETSALDSTNVELAFETVLKEIFAKVSKQRQNSTRTNAITLGSAQAGQEPGSGEKRACCINL from the exons ATGGGGAATGGAACTGAAGAAGATTATAACTTTGTCTTCAAGG TGGTGCTGATCGGCGAGTCAGGCGTGGGGAAGACCAACCTGCTATCACGATTCACGCGCAATGAGTTCAACCACGACAGCCGCACCACCATCGGGGTTGAGTTCTCCACCCGCACTGTGATGCTGGGCACCGCTGCTGTCAAGGCTCAGATCTGGGACACAGCCGGCCTGGAGCGGTACCGAGCCATCACCTCAGC gTACTATCGTGGTGCGGTGGGGGCCCTCCTGGTATTTGACCTAACCAAGCACCAGACCTATGCAGTGGTGGAGCGCTGGCTGAAGGAGCTCTATGACCATGCCGAAGCCACTATTGTCGTCATGCTTGTGGGTAACAAAAGCGACCTCAGCAAGGCCCGGGAGGTGCCCACTGAGGAGGCCCGCATGTTCGCTG AAAACAATGGTCTGCTCTTCCTGGAAACCTCAGCCCTGGACTCCACCAATGTTGAGCTGGCCTTTGAGACTGTCCTCAAAG AGATCTTTGCAAAGGTGTCCAAGCAGAGACAGAACAGCACTCGGACCAATGCCATCACTTTGGGCAGTGCACAGGCTGGGCAGGAGCCTGGCTCTGGAGAGAAGAGGGCCTGTTGCATCAACCTCTGA